A stretch of Candidatus Thermoplasmatota archaeon DNA encodes these proteins:
- a CDS encoding DtxR family transcriptional regulator — protein MPQEQTEEYLEAIYDLAGLEGKAKTTEIAKKLHNAPASVTEVLQRMDRDGLVKYEPYQGASLTKKGENIVTRIKRKHRLLEVFLDKILHIPMEQVHDQACKMEHVINDETEQALCKTLGVPTECPHGSPIPPCNINVNNCNECISEDVSSRDKRKQKIVPITSLKPNEKGKIAFIRGGRNVVQRLCDLGLTNGTSISLVREAPLKGPIEVCVRGCKIVIGRGIAEKIFVQLEEN, from the coding sequence AAAAACAACAGAGATCGCAAAAAAATTACACAACGCACCAGCTAGCGTAACAGAAGTCTTACAACGAATGGATAGAGATGGTCTTGTTAAATACGAACCATACCAGGGCGCATCTCTAACAAAAAAAGGAGAAAACATAGTTACACGAATTAAAAGAAAACATAGACTACTTGAGGTTTTTCTTGATAAAATTCTACATATACCAATGGAACAAGTCCATGATCAAGCCTGTAAAATGGAGCATGTAATAAATGATGAAACAGAACAAGCATTATGCAAAACACTAGGGGTACCAACTGAATGCCCACATGGTTCACCGATACCACCATGTAATATAAATGTAAACAACTGTAATGAATGCATATCTGAAGATGTTTCAAGTCGGGATAAACGCAAACAAAAAATCGTCCCTATAACCAGTCTTAAACCAAATGAAAAAGGCAAGATCGCTTTTATTAGAGGTGGAAGAAATGTTGTTCAAAGACTCTGCGACCTTGGTTTAACAAACGGAACAAGCATTTCTCTTGTACGTGAGGCACCATTAAAAGGACCTATTGAGGTCTGTGTTAGAGGATGCAAAATCGTTATTGGACGAGGCATCGCCGAGAAGATTTTTGTTCAACTAGAGGAAAACTAG